AACTTTTATATGGGAACGGGTTTGCAGTACAGCAACCTGGTGAGTGGGGTAGCGCAATATGAACAGATAGAAAAGAAGTATGGCCCCGGTGGCCCGCCACAGGAATACCTGGTAAAAAATTACTTTACCAAGTTTAAGAACGACTCGTTATCGAGCCGGTTGAACGGGAGCGAAGTGCGGTTACTGATTGACATGAGCTATTACTGGAGCCGGTTTACGGTGGGGCTGCAATACAGCCAGGCGTTCAATAATTATGTAAGTATCCAGGTAAACCCGCCCCTTTCGCCGTATACATTCGATAAAAATAAAAGCCTTCAGTTTTACCTGCGGTATAATATCTGGGAAGATAAAAAAAGGAGACAGCCGAAAGGACAATCTTTGTTAACGCTTAAATAGCTGCTCCAGGTAGTCTTTTTTAAATTCAATGTAAGTAGGATTGCCACTGGCCGTTACATTTGGCTGTGCACATTTGAACAGGTCTGTGGTAAGGCCGCGCATTTCATCGAGTGACAGGGATGTGCCGGGCTTTATTGCCTGTTGCCAGGCCAGCGAGCGGATCAGTTTTTCGCGGCGGGAGAACTTGAGATCACTGCTGAAGTGTTTGTATTGTTCCAGCAAATTTTCTATGGCCAGTTTTTCATTGCCTGCCGATACATCGGCCGGGGTGCCCTGTATTACAAAGGCATTGGCGCCAAAGGGTTCAATTAAATAACCCAGTTGGTTGAGATCGCCGGCCAGTTCCATTAATAAGACCGCATCTGAAGCCGATAGCTGCAGCGTAACGGGGAACAGGCTGCGCTGGGCAGGAATGCTTTTGCCTACGGTAGCAGCGGCAAAGCGTTCGTATAAAACGCGTTCATGCGCCAGTTGCTGGTGAATGAGCATAAAGCCCCGTGCAGTGGGTGCTACAATATAACTGCTGTGCAACTGGAACAACAGGGCGTTGTCATCAACCAGTTGTTTGGCAAATGGTGTTGTATACTGTTGAACCGGGGGCACATAATCGCCACCACCTTCCTGTTTTTTAAGTTTGTCTAGTAAGGATTCAAATTTTTCTTCCTTTTGCTCATTGCCGGTTGCCGATTGCCGATTGCCGGATTCATCGTTCTTCTCAAAAAAATCTTTCCAGTTTTTCAGCTCTGCTTTATCGGTAGGATTGATAAAATGGGCCTGTCCTCTTTGCGAGAAGTTTTTAGCCAGGTCGGAAGAGCGGGCGGCCTGCTGCTGATCTTCTGTGAACGGTTTATTTAAAGCATCCAGCGATTGAATGGTAGGGTCGAGGTCGAACTCGAGCGTGGGTGTAATGCTGAACTGGGCCAGCGCATGTTTAACGGCTGCCTGCACAAATGCATACACGATCTTTTCATCTTCAAACTTGATCTCCTGTTTGGTAGGATGCACGTTGATATCTACCTGGGCAGGATCAAGGTCAATAAACAGGGCGTATAAGGGAAAACTATCGGTGGGGATCATTTCTTTGAAAGCGCTCATGACCGCATGGTTTAAATAAGCGCTGCGGATGAACCGGTTGTTTACAAAGAAGTATTGATCGCCCCGGGTTTTTTTAGCTGTATCGGGTTTGCCAACAAAGCCGTAGATGTTCAGGTAATCGGTTTTTTCCTGAACGGTAACCAGGCGGGCATTGTAATGCTGGCCAAGTACCTGTACAATACGTTGTTTAAGGCTGCCTTTTTCGAGGTGGTAAACCTGTGTACCGTTATTGGTAAGCGAGAAAAAGATATTAGGGAACGAGAGCGCCACCCGCATAAACTCGTCGATGATGTGCCGCGTTTCGGCTGCATTGCTTTTGAGGAAATTGCGGCGGGCAGGCACATTGAAGAACAGGTTTTTCATGGCAATGCTGGTACCATTGGCGGCGGCCACCGGCTCCTGCAGTTTTACCACGCTGTTCTCGATTTCTATGTAGGTACCTGTTTCATCTTCGGCGCGTTTCGTTTTCAGCTCTACCTGGGCAACGGCGGCAATGGAGGCCAGGGCCTCGCCCCGGAAACCCATGGTGCGGATCTGAAACAGGTCGTCGATATTGCGGAT
The Niastella koreensis GR20-10 genome window above contains:
- the mutL gene encoding DNA mismatch repair endonuclease MutL produces the protein MADIIHLLPDNIANQIAAGEVIQRPASAVKELLENAVDAGATEVKLIIQDAGKQLLQVIDNGKGMSETDARMAFERHATSKIRNIDDLFQIRTMGFRGEALASIAAVAQVELKTKRAEDETGTYIEIENSVVKLQEPVAAANGTSIAMKNLFFNVPARRNFLKSNAAETRHIIDEFMRVALSFPNIFFSLTNNGTQVYHLEKGSLKQRIVQVLGQHYNARLVTVQEKTDYLNIYGFVGKPDTAKKTRGDQYFFVNNRFIRSAYLNHAVMSAFKEMIPTDSFPLYALFIDLDPAQVDINVHPTKQEIKFEDEKIVYAFVQAAVKHALAQFSITPTLEFDLDPTIQSLDALNKPFTEDQQQAARSSDLAKNFSQRGQAHFINPTDKAELKNWKDFFEKNDESGNRQSATGNEQKEEKFESLLDKLKKQEGGGDYVPPVQQYTTPFAKQLVDDNALLFQLHSSYIVAPTARGFMLIHQQLAHERVLYERFAAATVGKSIPAQRSLFPVTLQLSASDAVLLMELAGDLNQLGYLIEPFGANAFVIQGTPADVSAGNEKLAIENLLEQYKHFSSDLKFSRREKLIRSLAWQQAIKPGTSLSLDEMRGLTTDLFKCAQPNVTASGNPTYIEFKKDYLEQLFKR